The following nucleotide sequence is from Aggregicoccus sp. 17bor-14.
TCGTCGCCGCGGCCGCGGGTGCGCAGCAGATGCCGCCCACTGCCCTCGGGCTGCGGCTCAACCTGAGCGCGGGCGTCGAGGTCTACACCGGAGAGCTGGGCAACGCGTACACCGTGGGGCCCGCCGGAGGCGTCTCGCTCTCGATGCAGCCCCTGCCCTTCCTGGGCGCGGAGGTGGGCTACGTCGCCGGGCTGCACCAGGTGGACAGCACCCTCAACGACGGCGGGCTCGTGAAGGGCTACGACATCGTGCACCACGGGCTGCACCTCGCCGCCACGCTCGGCCCCTGGCTGCACGGCGTGCGGCCCTATGCGCTCG
It contains:
- a CDS encoding outer membrane beta-barrel protein, with translation MRTAWMLGLGLGLFVAAAAGAQQMPPTALGLRLNLSAGVEVYTGELGNAYTVGPAGGVSLSMQPLPFLGAEVGYVAGLHQVDSTLNDGGLVKGYDIVHHGLHLAATLGPWLHGVRPYALAGGGVSLTDVRGPKNPDFRDDVDFFVPVGAGLMVSAGRFALDARLSYQFLFDQESVSAPDGNGGASGGRYQAMVGLSFAL